From the Strix uralensis isolate ZFMK-TIS-50842 chromosome 33, bStrUra1, whole genome shotgun sequence genome, one window contains:
- the PDE1B gene encoding dual specificity calcium/calmodulin-dependent 3',5'-cyclic nucleotide phosphodiesterase 1B isoform X2 — MEPPRSLPGLEPERDALDPAGGCPSPLETKCPPGKKIWVKLRALLRYLVKQLETGEVNVEELKRNLEYAASLLEAVYIDETRQMLDTEDELREMGSDAAVPSEVRDWLAATFTQQARAKGRRAEEKPKFRSIVHAVQAGIFVERMFRRTYTAVGPSYSTSVLNCLKSLDLWCFDVFALNRVTDDHSLRTIVFELFTRHNLNSRFKIPAVFLTTLLDALEAGYGKYRNPYHNQVHAADVTQTVHCFLLRTGMLVGLCHPLQRPLGAGEPPHQRRVPHDAGRRDEHFRQPHQGRVCQVKSMKTSLQQLERIDKSKVLSLLLHAADISHPTKQWAVHSRWTKALMEEFFRQGDKEAELGLPFSPLCDRTSTLVAQSQIGFIDFIVEPTFSVLTDVAEKMVLPLAEDGTKAKGNPVASSQQPSSQWRQPSLDEHLELGDIKADLAGFRSTWAKYIQENKQKWKERAASGITNQASIEELSPCEEQPPAVPSRHRQNGDVE; from the exons ATGGAGCCGCCGCGGAGCCTCCCGGGGCTGGAGCCCGAGCGCGACGCGCTGGACCCGGCCGGCGGGTGCCCGTCCCCGCTGGAGACCAAGTGCCCCCCCGGCAAGAAGATCTGGGTCAAGCTCCGGGCGCT gctgcgGTACCTGGTGAAGCAGCTGGAGACGGGGGAGGTGAACGTGGAGGAGCTGAAGCGGAACCTGGAGTACGCGGCCTCGCTGCTCGAAGCCGTCTACATCGATGAGACGAG gCAGATGCTGGACACGGAGGATGAGCTGCGGGAGATGGGCTCGGACGCGGCCGTGCCCTCCGAGGTGCGGGACTGGCTGGCGGCCACCTTCACCCAGCAGGCGCGAGCCAAGGGGCGGCGAGCGGAGGAGAAGCCCAAGTTCCGCAGCATCGTTCACGCCGTCCAGGCCGGCATCTTCGTGGAGAG GATGTTTCGCCGGACGTACACGGCCGTGGGGCCCAGCTACTCCACCTCCGTCCTGAACTGCCTGAAG agCCTCGACCTGTGGTGCTTCGACGTCTTCGCGCTGAACCGGGTGACGGACGATCACTCCCTGAGGACCATCGTCTTCGAGCTCTTCACCCGACACAACCTCAACAGCCGCTTCAAG ATTCCCGCCGTCTTCCTGACGACGCTGCTGGACGCGCTGGAGGCCGGCTACGGAAAGTACCGGAACCCCTACCACAACCAGGTCCACGCCGCCGACGTCACCCAGACCGTCCACTGCTTCTTGCTCCGCACCGGCATGTTg gtcGGACTGTGCCATCCTCTACAACGACCGCTCGGTGCTGGAGAACCACCACATCAGCGCCGTGTTCCGCATGATGCAGGACGACGAGATGAACATTTTCGTCAACCTCACCAAGGACGAGTTTGT CAGGTGAAATCCATGAAAAcgtccctgcagcagctggagag gaTCGATAAATCCAAGGTGCTGTCGCTGCTGCTGCACGCGGCCGACATCAGCCACCCCACCAAGCAGTGGGCGGTGCACAGCCGCTGGACCAAAGCCCTGATGGAGGAGTTCTTCAGGCAG GGGGACAaggaggctgagctggggctgccctTCTCGCCCCTCTGCGACCGCACCTCCACGCTGGTGGCCCAGTCCCAGATCG GTTTCATCGACTTCATCGTGGAACCCACCTTCTCGGTGCTGACCGATGTGGCCGAGAAGATGGTGCTGCCCCTCGCCGAGGACGGCACCAAGGCCAAGGGCAACCCAGTGGCCAGCAGCCAGCAGCCCAG CTCGCAGTGGCGGCAGCCGTCCCTGGACGAGCACCTGGAGCTGGGGGACATCAAAGCCGACCTGGCCGGGTTCCGCTCCACCTGGGCCAAGTACATCCAGGAGAACAAGCAGAAGTGGAAGGAGCGGGCGGCCAGCG GTATCACCAACCAGGCGTCCATCGAGGAGCTGTCGCCCTGCGAGGAGCAGCCGCCCGCGGTCCCCAGCCGGCACAGGCAGAACGGGGACGTGGAATAA
- the PDE1B gene encoding dual specificity calcium/calmodulin-dependent 3',5'-cyclic nucleotide phosphodiesterase 1B isoform X1 — protein MEPPRSLPGLEPERDALDPAGGCPSPLETKCPPGKKIWVKLRALLRYLVKQLETGEVNVEELKRNLEYAASLLEAVYIDETRQMLDTEDELREMGSDAAVPSEVRDWLAATFTQQARAKGRRAEEKPKFRSIVHAVQAGIFVERMFRRTYTAVGPSYSTSVLNCLKSLDLWCFDVFALNRVTDDHSLRTIVFELFTRHNLNSRFKIPAVFLTTLLDALEAGYGKYRNPYHNQVHAADVTQTVHCFLLRTGMLHYLTEIEVLAIVFAAAIHDYEHTGTTNSFHIQTKSDCAILYNDRSVLENHHISAVFRMMQDDEMNIFVNLTKDEFVELRALVIEMVLATDMSCHFQQVKSMKTSLQQLERIDKSKVLSLLLHAADISHPTKQWAVHSRWTKALMEEFFRQGDKEAELGLPFSPLCDRTSTLVAQSQIGFIDFIVEPTFSVLTDVAEKMVLPLAEDGTKAKGNPVASSQQPSSQWRQPSLDEHLELGDIKADLAGFRSTWAKYIQENKQKWKERAASGITNQASIEELSPCEEQPPAVPSRHRQNGDVE, from the exons ATGGAGCCGCCGCGGAGCCTCCCGGGGCTGGAGCCCGAGCGCGACGCGCTGGACCCGGCCGGCGGGTGCCCGTCCCCGCTGGAGACCAAGTGCCCCCCCGGCAAGAAGATCTGGGTCAAGCTCCGGGCGCT gctgcgGTACCTGGTGAAGCAGCTGGAGACGGGGGAGGTGAACGTGGAGGAGCTGAAGCGGAACCTGGAGTACGCGGCCTCGCTGCTCGAAGCCGTCTACATCGATGAGACGAG gCAGATGCTGGACACGGAGGATGAGCTGCGGGAGATGGGCTCGGACGCGGCCGTGCCCTCCGAGGTGCGGGACTGGCTGGCGGCCACCTTCACCCAGCAGGCGCGAGCCAAGGGGCGGCGAGCGGAGGAGAAGCCCAAGTTCCGCAGCATCGTTCACGCCGTCCAGGCCGGCATCTTCGTGGAGAG GATGTTTCGCCGGACGTACACGGCCGTGGGGCCCAGCTACTCCACCTCCGTCCTGAACTGCCTGAAG agCCTCGACCTGTGGTGCTTCGACGTCTTCGCGCTGAACCGGGTGACGGACGATCACTCCCTGAGGACCATCGTCTTCGAGCTCTTCACCCGACACAACCTCAACAGCCGCTTCAAG ATTCCCGCCGTCTTCCTGACGACGCTGCTGGACGCGCTGGAGGCCGGCTACGGAAAGTACCGGAACCCCTACCACAACCAGGTCCACGCCGCCGACGTCACCCAGACCGTCCACTGCTTCTTGCTCCGCACCGGCATGTTg CACTACCTGACGGAGATCGAGGTCCTGGCCATCGTCTTCGCCGCCGCCATCCACGACTACGAGCACACGGGCACCACCAACAGCTTCCACATCCAGACCAA gtcGGACTGTGCCATCCTCTACAACGACCGCTCGGTGCTGGAGAACCACCACATCAGCGCCGTGTTCCGCATGATGCAGGACGACGAGATGAACATTTTCGTCAACCTCACCAAGGACGAGTTTGT GGAGCTGCGGGCGCTGGTGATCGAGATGGTCCTGGCCACCGACATGTCCTGCCACTTCCAGCAGGTGAAATCCATGAAAAcgtccctgcagcagctggagag gaTCGATAAATCCAAGGTGCTGTCGCTGCTGCTGCACGCGGCCGACATCAGCCACCCCACCAAGCAGTGGGCGGTGCACAGCCGCTGGACCAAAGCCCTGATGGAGGAGTTCTTCAGGCAG GGGGACAaggaggctgagctggggctgccctTCTCGCCCCTCTGCGACCGCACCTCCACGCTGGTGGCCCAGTCCCAGATCG GTTTCATCGACTTCATCGTGGAACCCACCTTCTCGGTGCTGACCGATGTGGCCGAGAAGATGGTGCTGCCCCTCGCCGAGGACGGCACCAAGGCCAAGGGCAACCCAGTGGCCAGCAGCCAGCAGCCCAG CTCGCAGTGGCGGCAGCCGTCCCTGGACGAGCACCTGGAGCTGGGGGACATCAAAGCCGACCTGGCCGGGTTCCGCTCCACCTGGGCCAAGTACATCCAGGAGAACAAGCAGAAGTGGAAGGAGCGGGCGGCCAGCG GTATCACCAACCAGGCGTCCATCGAGGAGCTGTCGCCCTGCGAGGAGCAGCCGCCCGCGGTCCCCAGCCGGCACAGGCAGAACGGGGACGTGGAATAA
- the PPP1R1A gene encoding protein phosphatase 1 regulatory subunit 1A has translation MEPNSPRKIQFTVPLLEPHLDPEAAEQIRRRRPTPANLVLSSDQSSPEIDEDRLPNPLLKSGLAMSPRQRKKVSRTTPTMKELQMMVEHHLCKQAQGEEEEEAAATGQERGPGHCHHGDTEHSHSPGGTCPLATHEGGPGPGEPPAGTHGDGRQRLAEGGTHIAPREGASKGAASSQ, from the exons ATGGAGCCCAACAGCCCCCGCAAGATCCAGTTCACGGTGCCGCTGCTGGAGCCGCACCTCGACCCGGAGGCGGCCgagcag aTCCGGAGGCGCCGACCGACTCCGGCCAACCTGGTCCTGAGCAGCGACCAGTCGTCCCCAG AGATCGACGAGGACCGGCTGCCCAACCCCCTGCTGAAG TCGGGTCTGGCCATGTCACCACGGCAGAGGAAGAAGGTTTCCCGCACCACCCCCACCATGAAAG agctgcagatgATGGTGGAGCATCACCTGTGCAAGCAGGCGCagggcgaggaagaggaggaggcggctGCCACCGGCCAGGAGCGCGGCCCCGGCCACTGCCACCACGGTGACACCGAGCACAGCCACAGCCCCGGTGGCACTTGCCCACTGGCCACGCACGAGGGTGGCCCCGGCCCTGGCGAGC cgcCCGCAGGGACCCACGGGGACGGGCGGCAGCGCCTGGCTGAGGGGGGCACCCATATAGCACCGAGGGAAGGGGCCAGCAAGGGCGCTGCCAGCAGCCAGTAG